In Oryza sativa Japonica Group chromosome 1, ASM3414082v1, the genomic stretch TACACTGAGCCTTTCGCAGAGACTCAGCATTGTGGTTGATATCTTGGACGCACTGGATTATCTTCACAACAGTTGTCAGCCACCGATCATTCATTGTGACCTGAAACCAAGTAATATTCTTCTTGCAGAAGACATGAGTGCAAAGGTTGGAGATTTTGGCATATCAAAAATCCTCCCCAAAAGCACAACTAGAACTCTTCAATATTCAAAAAGCTCAATTGGAATCCGAGGTTCCATTGGATATATTGCACCAGGTAGgtcaaaaatattatatttttgtatTATATCCTACAatttctccacctcctccctcaTGGGTGGGGGTTGGACTGGAACTTTGTATCTTTTACATGTCGGTAGTACGGTGAAAAACTAACTTTAACTGCAAATATTGTAGAGTATGGAGAAGGTTCTGCAGTAACCAGAGCAGGTGATACTTACAGCTTAGGTATATTGTTGCTTGAGATGTTTAATGGAAGAAGTCCCACTGATGACATTTTCAGGGATTCAATGGATCTGCACAAGTTTGTTGCAGCTTCTTTTCTTGAGAGCGCCATGAACATAGCTGATCGAACAATCTGGCTGCATGAAGAAGCAAATGATACAGATGGGACAAATGCAAGCACAAAAAGAAGAATTATTCAACAGTGTTTGGTGTCCGTTCTTAGGCTCGGCTTATCCTGCTCAAAGCAACAACCCAGAGACCGAATGCTGTTACCAGATGCTGCATCAGAGATTCATGCAATCAGAGATGAATATCTCAGGTCTTGGATGGTTGAAAATGAACAGAGCACTCTTAACTAAATGTTGAGTCGGGCAATGAACAGTAGAGCAACATTCATAAATATTGGGCAATATGCATATGTGTAGTATCGATGACTGTACCTGGAATAATCAGCTGCATACAAGGTTCCATGGTTACTGGTATAGTTGGCcatgtgggccgcccggcacggcacggcccaggcccggccgtgcctgggccgaggcttgtcgggccggcacggcccgaccgacgcaccgggccgtgccgtgccagcccacgtgccgcactcacggcccaggcacggcccaacacgcctcgggccgtgccgggccggcccgaaggcacgatgggccgtcgtgcttttcctcagaataagtctaaatttcctccctcctattgggctgtgacatatgtaCAGCtacaaaaagtctattttacctccctcttctttgggctggggtatataaatagctaaaataagtctatttaaggtccctattctttagacagttacatttatatgtctatttttagtccccatACTTTATGTACCGGGCCTGGcctgccggcccatcgtgccgggccggcccgaccgtgccgggccagcccagcgtgccggtggggaggcccaggcacggcccgacggtcgggccgggccagcacgggcccgacccaagtcgggccgtgccgtgcttgggccgggccaaaaaggcgtgccgtgggccgggccttcgggcctcgggccttatggccaactatagTTACTGGTCGTGCATTTTAGAGGTTAAATAAAGGTTACGCAGCACCAATAATAATTCAATACCAATTCCTAGTTACCTACAGAACCATAGCAGCAAAATTTCCTAACTCCCTGACTCAAATACCCAGGCAACCAGTTTTCAGATTCGACATAAACAAAGCAGCAAAAAAGATCGCATCTAAACAGTTCTAGCACAGGATACCAAATCCATGACAATTATAGAATAGAAGAACAATAGCCCAAACAATTAACCAAATAGGAATGAAGGATTGTTCACCCAAGAAATATGAGATCCATCATTTCAGTCGCTGTGGATTTGTACTAGCCACTATAAAGCTTTTTCATGAGAAAAAGATACTAGTACATATCCACAGTAATCAGTTAAAGCTAAAGTTGTTTGGCATGGAATATTTAATTTGAACAAGCCAAACAGAAATTCAGGATGCTCTCCCTGTAGAACCTTAAAGATAATTGATCACCTCAAATAATCTCCCTgaatagaaaataaaaggatTGCATTACAAGAAGTCCCACAAGAGTCCCATCTTCACTCTTCAGTCAGCACATCTTGCACAGAACAGAACAGCCCAAAGCAAGGTTTGATAAAAGATGCATACCTCATATTTGTTGTTAGCTAATCTTCAACAGAGGAACCTCCATAAGACATTCAGGACAGAAATGTAGCAAACGGGCAGGCATGCATAATCCTGAAATAGTGAAATAGCAAAGGCAATATATGTGGAGTTTCAGTACTATTTCCACTTGAGTTAGATTTCTTTGAATTAGTACCAGACGAAGCTAAAACAAAGTTTACTACAATTTTCAAAGTTCTAATCTCTTCTAACAACCTCTGTTTTGTTTCGAATGCAAACATCATGAACTCCAAATGCTCAGTCCACAAACGGTCCAAAGTACAAAAGTAGTGCCAGTCCATAAATCTAAAACTAACATAATCCAACGAGCAGTACCAAACTCCAAAATAGATGCTCAAGAAATAAAATTCCAGTAACAAGCAGAGGGATTTGATGATTTGCTAGACAATGAAAAATAGCAATAGCATGAAGATTAATTCCACAAAACTAGACATAAGCATCACTAGTTCACCTTCAAGCACAAGGAAATCAAAGAGTATTCCTGatccatgagaaaaaaaaaaagttccccAAAAGGAGCCCAGTGAAATTCGTCTTGTGGCCAGTGACATTAGCTAATTAAGGTAatcagaaacaaaaataatagcaATCTTCCATAATAACGTCTACATGAGCACATCAGCAGTTCCAAACTCCAAACATGCATGCTCCAGAATCAATTCCGGTAACATGACGAGGAATTTGCAAGACAATGCAAATAGTTACTACAACACAAAGATTAGTTCCCCAAAATTAgacataaattaattaaaacaaacACAAGTTCAGCACAAGGCAACCAAAGACAACATAGGAGagatcacatattcacatgatACAAAAGCATTACTAGTGTATTTCGAATCCATGAAACAGAAGTTCCTCAAAAGCAGCCCCACCTAATTCTTCTTACAGTCACTAAATCCCCAACATCCATTTCCCATCATTGATGCACTACAGCTAGTAGATAAATAGATCAAACTAATATTACTACTAGCACAATAGCACCAGGTGCAGCCTAAGAGGAAGTGAACTTGGTGACGGCCTTGGTGCCCTCGGAGACGGCGTGCTTGGCAAGCTCGCcggggaggacgaggcggaCGGCGGTCTGGATCTCCCGGGAGGTGATGGTGGGCTTCTTGTTGTAGCGGGCGAGCttggcggcctcggcggcgagcTTCTCGAAGATGTCGTTGATGAAGGAGTTCATGATGGACATGGCCTTGGAGGAGATGCCGATGTCGGGGTGGACCTGCTTGAGCACCTTGAAGATGTAGATCTTGTAGGTCTCGAcgctcttcttccccttcttccGCCCCGCCTTCTTCCCCTCGCCGCTGCCCTTCTCGCCCTTGCCGGCGGGGAGACGCTTCTCCGCCTTGGGCTTCTTCCCCGCCGGGGCCTTCTCGGCCTTCTCCGCCgcgggctcctcctccgcggGCTTCTTCGCGGCCGGCTTCTTCTCCGCCTTGGGCGCCATGGATGCTGCTCTCTTCTTCTCGGGGAGGGGAAGCGGTGTGGATTTTGCTGCGTGTGTTTGCAAGACTGCGATGTGGGGAAGAGAATGGGGACGGGGGCGACGACTTTATAGCGAACTTGAGGTGGGCGCTGATTGGTGGAGTGGTTTCCCCACGGATCGATAACGTGGACGAACGTGTGACGTTCGATGCTGTTTCCGTAAACGGCTGCGATGCATTTCGGTGCGGATCGCTGACGTGGCGAAAATGTAGGCGGGAACGGGGAGAACTGGGTTTGGCTTCCGGCGCGTGGTGGTTAGGCTATCTCCAACAATGAAACCCAAAATACAAGACTCATTTCACGTTTGCATAGCGCTACAGTAAAAGAGTTCAATACCTATTTTTGGTCTTCTCCAACAATAAGGCCTAAAAGAGAACCCTTACTGCAAATAGGTCTTCAGGAGAGAGGATACTCAGATTTAGGTTATGCCTCTTATAGCACGTAAAATAGGTCTTCTGTATAGGTACTCTGTTGGAGGCTGAAATAATACTATCGGAAACCCATTTTAGATTTAGGTGCCCTTATGGGTCACTTGTTGGAGACAAGTCTTACCCATTATTTAGAAGCCCAATCATTATCACTTTTGTCTATAACTACCTTAAAAAAACTAtgcaaaaatataagaaatgaAATGTtcgttcaagaaaaaaaaagataaggagGAGTAAAGTCTAGAGTGAGTAACGGCCTTCCCAAGATTAATAAGTCAATTTTATCTGTTTAGACAAAACGAATTTGTATATAAAACTGAAGATCTAATCAAACATTTGTTAAGTAAATCACCAGGACCCATCGGCATATTTGTAAATGgaaaaaatttgtgaataaaacttttatatacgtattcttagtgatctaacggcttgtttggtaactcgagggaaggagattgggagtttacacgagggaattgataatgagattaagatgggaatttgatttttaatctcaatatcttgtttggtagaggtaatggaaattgatagggagtttagttggagattaagTCATTAATAAAAACAGATGGCTCAGATTTGCTTAgaaaaagtaaaggaggaattccctcccaattacctgcccctacccaggtattgaaaaggagggagttccttcctcaattcaCCATCCCTATCCCACTAAATTTTccatgtctcccaaccaaacaaatcaCTTAGAGCATGCCCAACAATCACCCAATATTTGATTCCCAAAAAATCTGAATTAGGaataccaaaataaaaattgggCCCAACAATGACCCCCTCCTCCAAGAGAAGCCCAAAAATCAATTCCCTATCATTTGTTAGTTTGCCACATAAGCAAGGTGGGGCCCAGTTCGGTACTTGCGCACGTCTTCTCCCTCCCGCACCAGCGCCGATCGACTTCTTCCTCCCCACACTTGCGCCGCCGTGACCTAGCGCCATCATCACCAGCCAGCCAACCAGTGTCCTGACTGCTGCGATTTGTTAAAAAACGGAACACCAAGGAGATGTCGTAGCAATTCGTGTCATCAAGGAGGTAATCCTTAGCAAATCCCATTAATCTCTTGTGCCGTAGTCAATCTCTATGTCAGTATTTTGATGTGGATATATATTGTTGGAAAATATTAAGTTTGATCTGATAATTAATTTTGCAGATTGATTATTGTTCTATTCCTGCCATCAGTTCCCTCCATTGCACTTCATCCCTGTGGTAAACGCTCCAACACCGTGGCAAACAAAAAGAGGAGATGAGTCGTCGAAGCACCCTCCTCCAAATGCTATTGGATGAGTTTTCATCGGATGGTGACGAAGAATTTATTTCTTCGGCGGTTGATATAGTGCACGGTGAGTTCGACGATGATGAAGTTCCAAAGCGTGGTGGATCTGTTATAGGTCATGCAGTAATTAATCGGGGAACCTTGTTAGCATGtacttgaggaaaaaaaaaaagcagactTGTATACTTTCAGAGCATAGCAAAAATTCAGAGCAAGTAGTTTCTCAATATTTCAGAGCACATACTGTCTATGATGGCATCAGAGAAGGGAACTAAAGAAGAATAAATGTCAGCGACAGTGAGTGATTAGGCACATACATACTGAAATTGCATCTTTCAGACACTATTTTCAATATTTGGCACAAGCATGTGGTTGTTCATCTGCTAATCTAAAAAGTGAGGCATACTAAATGCAGATGATCACTTCAATTAAGCAGCTGTTGTACTTAGAGCTAAGAACTGTATAAGTTATTATAATCCTACTAAACTTATGTTGTTGTACTTATAATTCTGTAGTTGCAGCTTTCATGAAACTGAAAGTCTGATTGGCAAAAGCAGGTGGTTcttttatcttgaaaaatagaCTATGGACTGCATCTTGTTGCATTATCTATCAAATTATCTAACAACATTATCTTAATGCAAAAATTCAGAGCATATTTCAAAGATGCTGTgatgagagaaaaatatttcaaactTTCAGAGCATATTTCAGACTTTGGGAGTACATTTGACATAGCAAAAATATTTGACAGCatatttcagactttcagagcaTACCACACATTTAGAGCATATCCTTCATTACTAAATATTCTGAAACCTGATTTCCTATAAGTGTTCAGACTTTCAGATTTAGAGCATATCCTGCATATTTCAGACTTCCATTCGATACGGTACAAATTTCAGACTTTCTGACATTTTCCTCTAAGTGTTCTGAATCCTGAATTCCTGAATTCTAGCCGGGGAAGTCAGTCATAGAATGGACATCAGATCAGGCTGCAACACTCTGAAAATTAATCTAAACATCGAACGAATCAGGGACAGCCTTACCGAAATTGCTCATATGGAGGAATTCTTCATCACACACAGAATAAGCTGTGGAGAAATCGATGCCAGGAGCTTCGTATGAGAGGGGATTCAGTGTCTCCCATGGAGCATGTCCCCCCATGGACTCTCTCGCCTGCATACTGGAGTAGGGAGgttgaggaagacgacggcgaggcaGCGGTGCGGGGCGCAGAGGGCCGTCGGCCCCAAATCGAGGAGGTGGTGGGGCTTGCGCCGGCAGCGGTGGTCGACGTGCGGGCACCCCCTGGAAcaacgccgacgccgacacctGCGAGGAAGAGGACGGCGGCTGCATAGCCGCCTGGAGCAACGCCGGCGCCTGCGCCTGAGAGGAGGGGTATGGCCGCTACATCGCTGCCTGGAGCAACATCGACGCCAACCCCTGTGACtgagaggaaggggacgacTGCTGCATCTCCACGTGGAACTCCGTCGACGACGCCTGCGAGGAAGGGGTTGGCCGTTGCTTCGCCGCCTGGAAAGCCGCCGCTGACGCCTGGGAGGAAGAGGAATTTTGTTGCTGGTGAGTAGGGCGAGAAAAGGAGCGTGGGAACATTTTCCCCCTACGCGCGCGAAGCAGCGACCACCGCGATTGGGAAGAAAAAGTGGTTCCCTGCAAATGAGTAACGAGATATACGGATATGGGAACCTGCATTATTGGGAGGTAGGTTAGGGAATCTGTTGGATGagaattttggttaaaatttctTTAATTCGAGGATAGGGAATAGAATAAGTAATCTGTTGGGCATGctcttaatagcctcatccctctaaactcacaatccctcctaaaatttccctccaaccaaacgggccgtaaaagcaaaggtgaaaaaaaaactttaatgaAAAAGctctaaaatcaactctaaatttaacatcgaaaatttaaattttgactgataagtacttcctccttttttttttgagaattacacagtacaacacagacactcacaacgcacgcacactcacccctatgagcatcttcgaagactgggccggtaataaatcctggagagattgatgaagtcaccacaggtgcctcgctgtcgacgggtacgtcgcctaccactgaaagcacaacgccgttaaatcctggaaaattcgcttccacggggagtcgaacccaggacttcgggtgctactgaggctcttgtaaccactaggctacatgccctttcacgTACTcgctccatattttaatgtataacgccgttgactttttaaccaacgtacGTTTGgctactcgtcttattcaaaaatgttat encodes the following:
- the LOC4324502 gene encoding histone H2B.6; protein product: MAPKAEKKPAAKKPAEEEPAAEKAEKAPAGKKPKAEKRLPAGKGEKGSGEGKKAGRKKGKKSVETYKIYIFKVLKQVHPDIGISSKAMSIMNSFINDIFEKLAAEAAKLARYNKKPTITSREIQTAVRLVLPGELAKHAVSEGTKAVTKFTSS